ACATAGTCGATCGCAGCCTCATCGACTGGCCGCAGATGACCCGCGATGAGAGCCTCACCGGACGGCAGGAGCGCATAGCCAGTACCACGCGTTTCGGCCGCTCCCGTCACGGCCACCGTTGATCCCATCGACAGTTGGCCGCTAAGCGGAAACCTGAGATCCGGTCCCGGATACACGAACGTGCGCGGCACCGCGACGATGTGAGTTGGCTTATGGTCACGCGCGGCCAGCATCGTATCGGCGACATAGCCGACATAGCCGTCACGTTCGCCCTGCACCCAGGCCCATCCCTCGACATCCTCGAAGACCAGCACATCGTCGCCGAACAGGAACTGGGTGTTGATGCCCGCGTCCGGACCTGGCGCCTTGCGCACATCCGCCACGGAGGCCGAAATTCGCGCCGGCCGACCGGCCACGAAGCGTTCGGCAACGACCTCGCCTTTCAACCTCGCATCGGCGAGATCGGAACGGAAGGCGTGAAGGCGTGCATCATGGACGGTCAAAATCGGCAACCCTGCTTTTTGTGTGCGCATGATCTTGTCCGAAAACCGGTTCCCACTTTTCGGGATCATGCTTCAGATCGGCAATTCGTGGGCCTTGGCGAT
The nucleotide sequence above comes from Mesorhizobium shangrilense. Encoded proteins:
- a CDS encoding C40 family peptidase, which gives rise to MTVHDARLHAFRSDLADARLKGEVVAERFVAGRPARISASVADVRKAPGPDAGINTQFLFGDDVLVFEDVEGWAWVQGERDGYVGYVADTMLAARDHKPTHIVAVPRTFVYPGPDLRFPLSGQLSMGSTVAVTGAAETRGTGYALLPSGEALIAGHLRPVDEAAIDYVAVAETFLGTPYLWGGVSGFGIDCSGLVQLSMRMAGKDVLRDSDMQAATIGEPLEPGPDFTGLRRGDLVFWKGHVAIMTDAETMIHANGHTMLVSREGLKEAIARIGYLYGGPTGFRRP